The Lynx canadensis isolate LIC74 chromosome D1, mLynCan4.pri.v2, whole genome shotgun sequence genome has a segment encoding these proteins:
- the FGF4 gene encoding fibroblast growth factor 4 has product MAGPRAAAAALLLAALLLAVLAPWAGRGAAAAPAAPNGTLGAELERRWESLVARSLARLPVASQPKEAAVQSGAGDYLLGIKRLRRLYCNVGIGFHLQVLPDGRIGGVHADTSDSLLELSPVERGVVSIFGVASRFFVAMNSKGKLYGSPFFAEECKFKEILLPNNYNAYESYRYPGTFIALSKNGKTKKGSRVSPAMKVTHFLPRL; this is encoded by the exons ATGGCGGGGCCccgggcggccgcggcggcgcTGCTGCTCGCGGCGCTCCTGTTGGCCGTGCTGGCGCCCTGGGCGGGCCGAGGGGCCGCCGCCGCACCCGCCGCCCCCAACGGCACGCTGGGGGCCGAGCTGGAGCGCCGCTGGGAGAGCCTGGTGGCGCGCTCGTTGGCGCGCCTGCCGGTGGCCTCGCAGCCCAAGGAGGCGGCCGTCCAGAGCGGCGCCGGCGACTACCTGCTGGGCATCAAGCGGCTGCGGCGCCTCTACTGCAACGTGGGCATCGGCTTCCACCTCCAGGTGCTCCCCGACGGCCGCATCGGCGGCGTGCACGCGGACACGAGCGACA gcctgcTGGAGCTCTCGCCCGTGGAGCGGGGCGTGGTGAGCATCTTCGGAGTGGCCAGCCGGTTCTTCGTGGCCATGAACAGCAAGGGCAAGCTGTACGGCTCG cccttctTTGCAGAAGAGTGCAAGTTCAAAGAGATCCTCCTTCCCAACAACTATAACGCATACGAGAGCTACAGGTACCCGGGCACTTTCATCGCCCTGAGCAAGAACGGCAAGACGAAGAAGGGGAGTCGAGTGTCACCCGCCATGAAGGTCACCCACTTCCTGCCCAGGCTGTGA